The Paenibacillus sp. MBLB1832 genome has a window encoding:
- a CDS encoding ABC transporter ATP-binding protein, giving the protein MITVNHLRKTFQTPRVQEGKFAGIRTLFSRAYTEKEAVRDISFKIETGEFVGYIGPNGAGKSTTIKMLTGILHPTSGEVLIHGQSPQKQRKRVVGQLGVVFGQRSQLWWDLPVKDSYEILIAMYRVEAATARRRLGELSELLELKEFLDTPVRKLSLGQRMRADLAAAMLHDPAILFLDEPTIGLDVVAKRNIRGFLKTLNQEFGKTILLTTHDMDDIEQLCSRVIVINHGQIGYDGSIDELRERIGLPTMMKVSFRGNIRVPAQWELPFRVVAKEGNLLTLACNRQELKAMEVLRVVSDWGDMEDVHMEEPDFEEVIQTVYK; this is encoded by the coding sequence ATGATCACGGTCAACCATTTACGCAAAACGTTTCAAACCCCGCGCGTCCAAGAAGGCAAATTCGCGGGCATTCGCACCTTATTCTCAAGAGCGTACACCGAGAAAGAAGCGGTTCGCGACATCAGCTTCAAGATTGAAACTGGCGAGTTCGTCGGGTATATTGGACCTAATGGCGCAGGGAAGTCGACGACGATCAAAATGCTCACAGGCATCCTGCATCCCACCTCAGGCGAGGTGCTGATTCATGGACAAAGTCCGCAGAAGCAGAGGAAGCGGGTTGTTGGGCAGCTAGGCGTCGTGTTCGGACAACGAAGTCAGCTCTGGTGGGATTTGCCCGTGAAGGATTCCTATGAAATCCTGATCGCGATGTATCGGGTGGAGGCAGCGACAGCTCGCCGCAGATTAGGAGAACTATCGGAGCTGCTAGAGTTAAAAGAGTTCCTGGACACTCCCGTGCGGAAGCTGTCACTAGGTCAGCGGATGCGTGCGGATTTGGCAGCGGCGATGCTGCATGATCCTGCGATTCTGTTCCTGGACGAACCGACGATCGGACTCGATGTCGTGGCCAAGCGGAACATACGCGGCTTCCTCAAGACGTTGAACCAGGAATTCGGAAAGACGATCCTGCTAACGACACACGATATGGACGACATCGAGCAGCTATGCTCCAGAGTGATTGTCATCAATCACGGACAAATTGGCTATGATGGTTCCATAGACGAGCTGCGCGAACGCATTGGCTTGCCGACGATGATGAAAGTGAGCTTTCGCGGCAATATTCGAGTGCCAGCGCAGTGGGAACTTCCTTTTCGCGTGGTCGCAAAGGAAGGGAACTTGCTTACACTTGCTTGTAACCGCCAAGAGTTGAAGGCGATGGAGGTACTTCGCGTAGTCAGCGATTGGGGCGATATGGAGGATGTCCATATGGAAGAGCCGGACTTTGAAGAAGTCATTCAAACGGTTTATAAATAG
- a CDS encoding ABC transporter permease produces MTAIRLFLLLIKASLKSRMQYKFNFIFSTLMAACIQLSEFLMVALVMMRFGEIKGWSLYEVSYLYGVMMLAKAIYRTLASDVHHLEKYLVSGDLDAILIRPVPVLLALMTQNSRLLIAEIAQGLLLLVVSMRALLQSGQIGWSAIPYTVFIILTGAVILFAVGLATAAAGFWLTRIEALQNMTEDASQTAVRYPLSLYPKWLQGALLVVVPVAFVNYIPSLFILRHQGGAGMLLGTMGVAVAALWLAMRIWQIGLSRYQSTGS; encoded by the coding sequence ATGACAGCGATCCGATTATTCCTCCTTCTCATTAAGGCTAGCTTGAAGAGCCGCATGCAATATAAGTTTAATTTTATATTTTCAACACTCATGGCCGCATGCATTCAACTCTCCGAATTTCTGATGGTGGCGCTTGTGATGATGCGCTTCGGCGAGATCAAGGGTTGGTCCCTCTATGAAGTGAGCTACTTGTACGGCGTCATGATGTTGGCCAAAGCCATCTACCGCACACTCGCCTCGGACGTACATCATCTGGAGAAGTACCTCGTTTCCGGAGATCTAGATGCGATTCTCATTCGACCCGTGCCGGTGTTGCTCGCCCTAATGACTCAGAACTCTCGGCTGCTAATCGCGGAAATAGCCCAAGGACTCCTTCTGCTCGTCGTCTCGATGAGAGCACTGCTACAATCCGGTCAGATCGGTTGGTCCGCAATTCCCTACACAGTCTTCATTATCCTGACGGGCGCGGTCATTTTATTCGCCGTTGGTTTGGCTACGGCTGCTGCGGGCTTTTGGCTTACCCGAATTGAAGCGCTTCAAAATATGACCGAAGATGCCTCACAAACTGCGGTTCGCTATCCACTCAGCTTGTATCCGAAGTGGCTGCAGGGGGCGCTGCTTGTCGTGGTTCCAGTTGCTTTCGTCAACTACATCCCGTCGCTTTTCATTCTGAGGCATCAAGGGGGCGCTGGTATGCTGCTTGGCACGATGGGGGTCGCGGTTGCAGCCCTTTGGCTAGCTATGCGCATCTGGCAGATCGGACTATCTCGCTACCAAAGCACGGGCAGTTAA
- the arfA gene encoding arabinosylfuranosidase ArfA — MSMKAKMIIDKDFTVGKVDDRLYGSFIEHLGRAVYGGIYEPGHPEADEQGFRGDVLELVKALQVPIVRYPGGNFVSGYNWEDGIGPVEQRKKRLDLAWRTIEPNLIGLNEFMDWCRKANTEAMMAVNLGTRGPDEARDIMEYSNIKGGTYWSDLRISHGYREPHNIKTWCLGNEMDGPWQTGSKTAHEYGRVACETAKVMKWVDPSIELVACGSSSLTMATFPDWEATVLEHTYDHVDYISLHQYYGNRDKNSANFLAQSMGMDRFINTVISTADYVQAKKRGKKKINLSFDEWNVWYHSNEADSRIEPWSIAPPQLEDIYNHEDALLVGCMLISMLKRADRVKMACLAQLVNVIAPIMTANGGAAWKQTIYYPYLHASVFGRGTVLVPLVTSPKYDTKDYTDVPYLESVAVHNEEKSEVTVFAVNRHLEESLLLELDLRSFGAIQLIEHIVMAHDDLKASNTLEVPDRVKPHHGGSAKVTSNGSIEAQLGKASWNVIRVKLV; from the coding sequence ATGTCTATGAAAGCGAAGATGATTATTGATAAGGATTTTACGGTTGGGAAAGTCGACGATCGATTGTATGGATCCTTCATTGAGCACTTGGGGCGCGCTGTCTACGGCGGGATCTATGAACCTGGCCATCCTGAGGCCGATGAGCAGGGATTCCGGGGAGATGTGCTTGAGCTTGTAAAAGCTTTGCAAGTACCGATCGTACGTTATCCTGGGGGTAATTTCGTTTCTGGTTACAACTGGGAGGACGGCATTGGCCCTGTGGAGCAGCGAAAAAAAAGGCTTGATCTTGCATGGCGCACCATTGAACCGAATCTGATTGGTCTGAATGAGTTTATGGACTGGTGCCGCAAAGCGAACACCGAAGCCATGATGGCTGTGAACCTGGGAACACGAGGGCCTGATGAGGCGAGGGACATCATGGAATACTCGAACATCAAAGGCGGAACGTATTGGAGCGACTTGCGTATTTCGCATGGCTACCGCGAGCCGCACAACATTAAAACCTGGTGCCTAGGCAACGAGATGGATGGCCCTTGGCAAACGGGAAGCAAAACTGCCCATGAGTATGGGCGGGTCGCTTGTGAAACGGCGAAAGTGATGAAATGGGTCGATCCATCGATCGAACTCGTTGCCTGCGGAAGCTCAAGCTTAACGATGGCGACGTTCCCCGATTGGGAAGCGACCGTATTAGAGCATACGTATGATCATGTGGACTACATTTCACTTCATCAATATTATGGCAATCGCGATAAAAATTCGGCCAATTTCTTGGCGCAATCCATGGGTATGGATCGCTTCATTAATACCGTCATCTCGACGGCTGACTATGTGCAAGCGAAGAAGCGCGGCAAGAAGAAAATCAATCTTTCCTTCGATGAATGGAATGTCTGGTATCACTCGAATGAGGCGGACAGCCGCATCGAGCCATGGTCCATCGCGCCGCCGCAGCTTGAAGATATTTATAACCATGAAGACGCGCTGCTCGTAGGCTGTATGTTAATTTCCATGCTGAAGCGTGCGGATCGTGTCAAAATGGCGTGCCTCGCGCAGCTCGTGAATGTGATCGCGCCAATCATGACAGCGAATGGCGGGGCCGCTTGGAAGCAAACGATTTACTACCCGTACCTCCATGCGAGTGTGTTTGGCCGCGGAACCGTGCTCGTACCGCTGGTCACGTCTCCGAAGTACGATACCAAAGATTACACAGATGTGCCGTACCTGGAGTCGGTTGCTGTACACAATGAAGAGAAGTCCGAAGTCACTGTGTTTGCAGTGAACCGTCATTTGGAGGAGTCACTGCTACTCGAATTGGATCTTCGCAGTTTCGGGGCGATCCAACTCATCGAGCATATCGTCATGGCACATGACGACCTCAAAGCTTCGAACACACTCGAAGTACCAGACCGCGTAAAGCCGCACCACGGAGGCAGCGCGAAAGTCACTTCCAATGGTTCGATTGAAGCTCAGCTAGGCAAAGCGTCATGGAACGTGATTCGTGTTAAACTTGTATAG
- a CDS encoding ArsR/SmtB family transcription factor: MIQTTTDRKWLPLYEALASDVRLHILELLADEEMNVKDLAQRLALSSAIVTMHVKKLEAGGLITTKLVRKQGGTHKICSLALSRIDIQLPQSTEQQRLFTEVSIPVGHYTRYEVHPTCGLATGDHVIGQFDDPRFFLEPERMHARILWFAKGFVEYQVPNYMLQGQTLEEIEVTMEIGSEAPGIAINWPSDIHFYVNDTLLGYWTSPGDSGQGRGKLTPSWWSDATNQYGWLKVLRVTETGTFLDGQQLSATTIRDIPMSRNEWTLRLEVPEQAEHVGGLTLYGEGFGNYNQDIRFRTYRR, encoded by the coding sequence ATGATCCAAACGACAACAGACCGCAAATGGCTGCCATTGTATGAAGCGCTGGCAAGCGATGTGCGGTTGCATATATTAGAATTATTAGCGGATGAAGAAATGAACGTGAAAGATCTGGCGCAGCGGCTCGCGCTGAGCAGTGCGATCGTGACGATGCACGTCAAGAAGCTCGAAGCAGGCGGACTGATCACGACCAAGCTGGTGCGCAAACAAGGCGGCACGCATAAAATATGCTCGCTCGCCCTCTCGCGCATCGACATCCAGCTCCCACAGTCCACAGAGCAGCAGCGATTATTCACCGAGGTGTCTATCCCTGTTGGACATTACACGCGCTACGAAGTCCATCCAACGTGCGGTTTAGCTACGGGAGATCATGTGATCGGTCAGTTTGATGATCCGCGTTTTTTCCTTGAGCCTGAACGCATGCATGCCCGAATTCTCTGGTTTGCCAAAGGTTTCGTTGAGTACCAGGTACCGAACTATATGCTGCAAGGTCAGACCTTGGAAGAGATTGAAGTGACGATGGAAATCGGCTCTGAAGCGCCTGGCATTGCGATAAATTGGCCTTCTGACATTCACTTCTATGTGAATGATACGCTCCTTGGCTACTGGACAAGCCCTGGAGATTCGGGTCAGGGTCGTGGCAAACTTACACCCTCTTGGTGGTCGGATGCTACGAACCAATACGGGTGGTTGAAGGTGCTCCGCGTGACCGAAACAGGTACGTTTCTAGATGGTCAGCAGCTCTCAGCTACGACCATCCGTGATATTCCCATGTCCCGCAACGAGTGGACCTTGCGTCTTGAAGTGCCTGAACAAGCCGAGCATGTCGGCGGTTTAACGCTATATGGCGAAGGGTTCGGCAACTATAATCAGGACATCCGTTTTCGTACTTATCGTAGATAG
- a CDS encoding MATE family efflux transporter, which yields MEHAEAVLLARLFQLEERLIPLAHTYISIVGSGMVLTALVATLSTTIRNTGNTKGPMITAIGMNVIHVVLNYGWINGAFGFPQLGLTGVAISTLVSRVLGTCLLLYMFVSAFERKIGWRDLTIFNRKLFKEIIRIGWPLGVNMSSWVLSQLAIYSFLATMGATALAARTYLNTLESICFMLGYSIALSAQIQIAHLFGSGQTKEAYKAGYRGTWIGLGLVGCNSIILFLIGQRFLGLFTSDTAIIQLALSCLVLTAVLQPGRMINMGFGNALSAIGDTRFNMVISLFSMWGVAAGLSYVLGLHLGWGLAGIYIAMMSDEYLRGILVVIRWRKQKDLRLAEAKRPVSSVSVMTTHNEVHSA from the coding sequence CTGGAGCATGCAGAGGCCGTCCTCTTAGCAAGGCTCTTTCAACTGGAGGAGCGGTTAATACCGCTTGCCCATACGTATATTTCGATCGTCGGCAGCGGCATGGTGTTGACAGCTTTGGTCGCTACCCTCAGCACGACGATTCGCAATACGGGAAACACCAAGGGGCCGATGATTACGGCCATTGGCATGAATGTGATCCACGTTGTGCTGAACTACGGTTGGATCAATGGGGCGTTCGGTTTTCCGCAGCTGGGCTTGACGGGGGTTGCGATTTCAACCTTAGTGAGCCGCGTGCTAGGCACGTGCTTGCTGCTATACATGTTCGTCTCGGCTTTCGAGCGGAAAATCGGCTGGCGGGATCTCACCATTTTTAACCGTAAACTGTTCAAAGAAATCATTCGTATTGGCTGGCCGCTAGGCGTCAACATGTCGTCGTGGGTGCTGTCTCAGCTAGCGATTTACAGCTTTCTAGCAACGATGGGGGCGACCGCATTAGCAGCTAGAACCTACTTGAACACCCTAGAATCCATCTGTTTCATGCTGGGTTACTCGATTGCGTTATCGGCTCAAATTCAGATTGCCCATTTGTTCGGTTCGGGGCAGACGAAAGAAGCTTACAAAGCGGGGTATCGGGGGACGTGGATTGGTCTTGGCTTAGTGGGGTGCAATAGCATCATTCTTTTTCTCATCGGACAAAGATTTCTCGGACTCTTCACCTCGGACACGGCGATTATTCAGCTTGCCCTCTCTTGTTTAGTGCTTACCGCGGTGCTTCAGCCTGGCCGGATGATTAATATGGGTTTCGGCAATGCGCTCAGTGCGATTGGGGATACCCGTTTCAATATGGTGATTTCCTTGTTCTCAATGTGGGGCGTTGCTGCAGGGCTTTCGTATGTGCTGGGCCTGCATCTTGGTTGGGGGTTGGCAGGCATTTATATCGCGATGATGAGCGATGAGTACTTGAGGGGCATCCTCGTAGTCATCCGCTGGCGCAAGCAGAAAGATTTGCGCCTCGCGGAAGCGAAGAGACCAGTGAGCAGTGTCAGCGTTATGACTACGCACAACGAAGTGCATAGCGCCTAA
- a CDS encoding LTA synthase family protein translates to MHLNLKPRRRRPKLSSSRLGASISLLVFTIGLPILSVLGIEFLERGNFHDTMQWITGNQPLFLLNVGLTFSLLAFLYAIVGSLAIAGSLSTLILGLMAIISYMKVKMIGEPFFPWDILLNKESMDIASLVTGKAALIRIIAVAVAIIAVLLLRWVIPKVRVPMIARVGVGLFAVYALYAFGIKTPLAGKILDHAGVNEIVWDQQENYVNNGLALAFTLNVKNSIVKKPDTYSEQSIAAAAASIQEANTQGADVKSAKLAKGKQPNVIFIMSEAFWDPTLLTNVSFSADPLPTIHRLQKESSSGYLLSPQFGGGTSNVEFEVLTGNSMSFLPGGSIPYQQYVSKPMPSLASYFADQGYKSMGIHSYEGWFWDRNTVYKELGFESFKSSEHFVNPETKGYFISDAEVARNVIDEVDKTDNPMFIYTVTMQNHGPYDDPRYGENQFKATGNLSAQAKSILETYTQGAHDADQSLQMLIDHFKDSDEPTMIVFYGDHLPMLGLDYQVYKEAGFISTSDANKWSLDEIKKMHSIPLVTWSNFDMPKQDIPLLSDSFLGAHVLDMLHLEKPANFALDAELAQQVPGLLNNLIVDPNGQLHKAAPETAASLITEYRNVQYDLMFGKQYLADYVDHDYLTKGTQADYNAEFGDAQAASAKSEADGNDEKPASAQ, encoded by the coding sequence ATGCACTTGAATTTGAAGCCCCGAAGGCGTCGCCCGAAACTAAGTTCGAGCCGACTAGGAGCATCGATTTCACTACTTGTGTTTACGATCGGGTTGCCGATTTTATCTGTATTAGGTATTGAATTTCTGGAGCGCGGTAACTTTCACGACACCATGCAATGGATCACAGGGAATCAACCCTTATTTCTACTGAATGTCGGGTTGACCTTTAGTCTATTAGCTTTCTTATATGCGATTGTCGGGTCTTTAGCGATTGCAGGTTCGTTGTCCACCTTGATTCTTGGACTCATGGCGATTATTTCGTATATGAAAGTGAAAATGATTGGGGAGCCGTTCTTCCCATGGGATATTTTGCTGAATAAAGAAAGTATGGATATCGCATCGCTTGTTACAGGGAAAGCGGCGCTTATTCGCATTATTGCTGTGGCTGTCGCCATTATTGCTGTTTTACTCCTAAGATGGGTCATTCCAAAAGTGAGAGTACCGATGATTGCCCGAGTTGGTGTAGGGCTTTTTGCTGTCTATGCCCTTTATGCTTTCGGGATTAAGACCCCGTTGGCTGGCAAAATCCTCGACCACGCGGGTGTGAACGAAATCGTTTGGGATCAACAAGAGAACTACGTCAATAATGGGCTTGCGCTAGCCTTCACGCTGAACGTGAAGAATTCGATCGTGAAGAAGCCCGATACGTATAGCGAGCAGTCCATTGCTGCAGCCGCAGCTTCTATTCAAGAAGCGAATACGCAAGGCGCTGACGTGAAGTCGGCAAAGCTTGCCAAGGGGAAGCAGCCGAACGTTATTTTCATCATGAGTGAAGCGTTCTGGGACCCAACTCTGTTGACCAATGTGTCATTCAGTGCAGATCCACTGCCTACCATTCACCGTTTACAAAAGGAATCCAGCTCTGGCTATCTGCTCTCACCGCAGTTCGGCGGGGGAACGAGTAACGTAGAGTTTGAGGTTCTAACGGGGAATTCCATGAGCTTCTTGCCTGGCGGATCCATTCCGTATCAGCAGTATGTGTCGAAACCGATGCCGAGTTTGGCCAGCTATTTTGCCGATCAAGGGTATAAAAGCATGGGGATCCACTCCTACGAAGGCTGGTTCTGGGATCGGAACACCGTCTATAAGGAGCTTGGCTTTGAATCGTTTAAGAGCAGTGAGCATTTTGTAAATCCTGAAACAAAGGGTTACTTTATTTCCGATGCAGAAGTTGCCCGAAATGTCATTGACGAAGTGGACAAAACGGATAATCCGATGTTCATCTACACCGTCACGATGCAGAATCACGGACCTTACGATGATCCTCGTTATGGGGAAAATCAGTTTAAAGCCACAGGCAACCTTTCCGCTCAGGCCAAAAGTATTCTAGAAACGTACACGCAAGGCGCGCACGACGCGGATCAAAGCTTGCAAATGTTGATCGATCATTTCAAAGATTCCGATGAACCGACGATGATCGTCTTCTATGGTGACCATTTGCCAATGCTGGGATTGGATTATCAAGTGTATAAAGAAGCAGGTTTCATCTCAACAAGCGATGCGAATAAGTGGTCGTTAGATGAAATTAAGAAAATGCACAGCATTCCGCTCGTCACGTGGTCGAACTTCGATATGCCGAAGCAAGATATTCCGCTGCTCAGCGATTCCTTCCTAGGCGCACACGTGCTGGATATGCTGCATTTGGAGAAGCCAGCAAACTTCGCGCTGGACGCTGAGTTGGCCCAGCAAGTGCCAGGTCTGCTCAACAATCTCATTGTGGATCCCAATGGGCAGTTGCATAAGGCCGCGCCAGAGACGGCAGCTTCGCTGATCACGGAATATCGCAACGTGCAGTATGACCTGATGTTCGGCAAGCAGTATCTCGCCGATTATGTGGATCACGACTACCTGACGAAGGGGACGCAAGCGGACTACAACGCCGAGTTTGGCGATGCTCAAGCCGCATCAGCCAAATCCGAGGCGGATGGTAATGATGAGAAACCAGCTAGTGCGCAGTAG
- a CDS encoding ABC transporter permease translates to MLFAVLARKAYARNLPYRGSHLLHNAVSAVFGFIYASIWTGLGSSTSLGEYGANGIVGYIAFNQAILWVTQFTTNGLGLEQAVRTGQIALDLMRPVHLFYQAMSREWGQVWYQFLYKSIPIYILYVFIFSLRLPHDASLIGWTALSLSMASYLSICMNYLIGVAALWTTESRWLYWLNYAFAMLLSGFFIPIEWLPDWLRTISMFTPYPYQLYYPTRIYLGLENGTAGLGALIWAIGFTCVCGLATAAVRRKLEVQGG, encoded by the coding sequence ATGCTTTTCGCCGTTTTGGCGCGCAAGGCGTACGCAAGAAACTTGCCCTATCGCGGTTCGCATTTGCTGCATAATGCGGTAAGCGCCGTGTTCGGCTTCATTTATGCCAGCATTTGGACAGGGCTCGGCAGCTCCACCTCGCTAGGCGAGTATGGCGCGAACGGCATCGTGGGCTACATCGCCTTTAACCAAGCCATTCTCTGGGTGACACAGTTCACGACGAATGGACTCGGGCTTGAGCAAGCCGTGCGCACAGGGCAAATTGCCCTCGACCTCATGCGGCCGGTGCATTTATTTTATCAAGCGATGAGTCGCGAGTGGGGCCAAGTGTGGTACCAATTCCTGTACAAAAGCATTCCGATTTACATCCTCTACGTATTTATCTTCTCTTTACGCCTTCCCCACGACGCTTCACTTATTGGGTGGACGGCGCTTTCACTTAGTATGGCCTCTTATCTTTCCATCTGTATGAACTATTTGATCGGAGTCGCAGCACTATGGACGACAGAGTCGCGGTGGCTGTATTGGCTCAACTACGCATTTGCTATGCTGCTTTCAGGCTTCTTCATCCCAATTGAATGGCTGCCAGACTGGCTCAGAACGATTAGCATGTTTACGCCCTATCCGTATCAACTTTATTACCCAACCCGCATCTACTTAGGTCTCGAAAATGGAACTGCTGGACTCGGCGCGCTCATCTGGGCGATCGGGTTTACTTGTGTCTGCGGGCTGGCGACAGCTGCTGTGCGCAGGAAACTGGAGGTGCAGGGCGGATGA
- the helD gene encoding RNA polymerase recycling motor HelD produces MAIGKEEREKEAQRVTAVRGLIQGRIEELRTTVDERRAEATAIGRSFWDDISVNADNADDIIETAASMAQQEHVLQGQERSYRHAQDALRKLQRVVDAPYFSRIDFQERGEQEREKIYIGLTSFIDNTTDEILIYDWRAPIASLFYDYPPGPATYRTPEMDVSGELLLKRQYIIKAGALQDLFDTGLSIGDEMLQMMLSRSADEKMSSIVTTIQREQNGIIRDDRHKVLVVQGAAGSGKTSVALQRIAYLLYKYRTTLSADNMILFSPNSLFSDYVSRVLPELGEATMQQTTFQDYLTHKLTDTGLRLEDPYDQLEFILTGTDTDPGYTTRIQSITYKTSEAFLALIEAYGEKLKGGGIRFLDLAVGKKVLITGDELSERFYSKTSILAIGERMEQLSEWILEQLEVFQADVQKRFYRKLVREPKYMGTEPEMKKMSRIKAHKAIAPLKEKAQKLAYIDVLGMYQGIFADGGLQQELAELTGQPLPEGWAAISAFTVKALEQGDLLYEDATPLVYLKGLLEGQLRIGTIRYCLVDEAQDYSPFHYAYLKKLFPRARFTLLGDWNQGIFTHANASVTANVTAGNAAAPSDTHGYSSISELMGEDETETIRLVKSYRSTREITEFACQVLPGGEPVEPFSRSGEAPRLLRAADEHELDRLVEEAVQHRREGGAGTIAIICKTERETASAHARLKPRLPELAWIRKDTLHYEAGVMILPAYLAKGLEFDAVIIYNAGAAVYAEAKERKLFYTACTRPLHHLDVCYLGELTPFLQGE; encoded by the coding sequence ATGGCGATTGGTAAGGAAGAACGCGAAAAGGAAGCGCAGCGCGTCACGGCAGTGCGCGGCCTCATTCAGGGGCGGATCGAAGAGCTGCGCACGACGGTGGATGAACGCCGCGCCGAAGCGACGGCTATCGGCCGCAGCTTCTGGGACGATATTTCCGTCAATGCGGATAATGCTGATGACATTATCGAAACGGCAGCGAGTATGGCCCAACAGGAGCATGTGCTCCAAGGGCAGGAGCGCAGCTATCGACACGCGCAGGATGCGCTGCGCAAGCTGCAGCGGGTCGTGGATGCGCCGTACTTCTCGCGCATCGATTTCCAGGAGCGGGGCGAACAAGAGCGCGAGAAGATCTACATCGGGTTAACCTCGTTCATCGATAACACAACCGATGAGATTCTCATCTATGACTGGCGCGCACCGATCGCCAGCTTGTTCTACGATTATCCGCCAGGTCCAGCGACGTATCGGACACCTGAGATGGATGTAAGCGGCGAGCTGCTGCTAAAGCGCCAATACATTATTAAAGCGGGAGCGCTTCAGGATCTGTTCGACACGGGCTTATCCATCGGCGACGAAATGCTCCAGATGATGCTCAGCCGCAGCGCAGACGAGAAGATGAGCTCCATCGTCACGACGATTCAGCGCGAGCAGAATGGGATCATTCGCGATGATCGGCACAAAGTGCTTGTCGTGCAAGGCGCAGCGGGCAGCGGCAAGACGTCTGTAGCCTTGCAGCGCATCGCGTATCTGCTGTATAAATATCGGACGACACTGAGCGCCGATAATATGATTCTTTTCTCGCCGAACTCCCTGTTCAGCGATTATGTCTCTCGCGTACTGCCCGAGCTGGGCGAAGCGACGATGCAGCAGACGACGTTTCAGGATTATTTGACACATAAGCTGACAGATACGGGGCTGAGGCTGGAAGATCCGTATGATCAGCTGGAATTTATTTTGACAGGGACGGATACTGATCCAGGCTATACGACACGCATCCAAAGCATTACGTACAAGACGTCAGAAGCTTTCCTAGCCCTCATCGAAGCGTATGGGGAAAAACTGAAAGGCGGCGGGATCCGCTTCCTTGATCTTGCTGTGGGGAAAAAGGTCTTAATTACAGGGGACGAGCTGAGCGAACGCTTCTATAGCAAAACATCGATTCTCGCGATCGGCGAACGGATGGAGCAGCTATCAGAGTGGATTTTGGAACAGCTCGAGGTGTTCCAGGCCGATGTGCAGAAGCGGTTCTATCGCAAGCTTGTCCGTGAACCGAAATATATGGGCACCGAGCCGGAAATGAAGAAAATGAGCCGGATCAAGGCGCATAAAGCGATTGCTCCGCTCAAGGAAAAAGCGCAAAAGCTGGCATACATCGATGTGCTGGGAATGTATCAGGGGATTTTCGCGGACGGGGGCTTGCAGCAGGAACTCGCCGAATTGACGGGTCAGCCGCTGCCAGAAGGCTGGGCAGCGATTAGCGCCTTCACGGTGAAGGCGCTGGAGCAAGGCGACTTACTCTACGAGGATGCGACACCGCTCGTCTATCTCAAAGGGCTCCTCGAAGGACAACTGCGGATCGGCACGATCCGCTACTGTCTCGTCGATGAAGCGCAGGATTACTCGCCGTTTCACTATGCGTACTTGAAGAAGCTATTCCCTCGCGCAAGGTTCACGCTCTTAGGCGATTGGAACCAAGGCATCTTCACGCACGCGAACGCGAGCGTAACGGCCAACGTAACGGCCGGCAACGCCGCCGCGCCGTCCGACACACACGGCTACAGCTCGATCAGCGAGCTGATGGGGGAAGACGAGACGGAAACGATCCGTCTCGTCAAGAGCTACCGCTCCACACGCGAAATCACCGAATTCGCGTGTCAGGTACTGCCCGGCGGCGAACCGGTGGAACCGTTCAGCCGCAGCGGCGAGGCGCCGCGCCTGCTGCGCGCGGCTGACGAGCATGAGCTGGATCGCCTCGTCGAGGAGGCGGTCCAACATCGGCGCGAGGGAGGCGCAGGCACCATCGCGATCATTTGCAAGACCGAGCGCGAGACAGCGTCTGCGCACGCACGCTTGAAGCCGCGGCTGCCGGAGCTCGCGTGGATCCGCAAGGACACGCTGCACTACGAGGCAGGCGTGATGATTCTGCCGGCGTACCTCGCCAAAGGGCTCGAGTTCGACGCGGTCATCATTTATAACGCTGGGGCGGCTGTCTATGCAGAAGCGAAGGAACGCAAGCTGTTCTATACAGCGTGTACAAGACCGCTCCATCACCTTGATGTCTGTTATCTAGGTGAATTAACTCCTTTTCTTCAAGGGGAGTAG
- a CDS encoding c-type cytochrome codes for MSVMLIMMLSIAACGNKPHETPNESAGASVKVDVAKLYQNYCLSCHGNQLQGGQGPNIQKIGERLDEASIIKQIQKGGGGMPPFQVTMKDEELKALAAWLAGLK; via the coding sequence ATGAGCGTGATGCTCATTATGATGTTAAGCATAGCTGCTTGCGGAAACAAACCACACGAAACGCCAAATGAGAGTGCAGGCGCTTCCGTTAAAGTAGATGTAGCCAAGCTGTATCAAAACTATTGTCTCTCTTGTCATGGTAATCAATTACAAGGCGGGCAAGGTCCGAACATTCAAAAGATCGGCGAACGGCTCGATGAAGCTTCCATTATTAAACAAATTCAAAAAGGCGGAGGCGGGATGCCGCCGTTCCAAGTTACCATGAAAGACGAGGAGTTGAAGGCGCTCGCAGCATGGTTGGCCGGATTGAAGTAA